The Candidatus Rokuibacteriota bacterium genomic sequence CCCATGGTCTGTTCCTTCTTCTGCAGCTCCTTTTCGAGGTCGCCGGCGAGACGTTGGGCGTCGCGCAGCTTGCGCTCGAGCTGGTCCTGCTTGTCACGGCGGGCGTCGGCTGAAAGCAGCTGCCCCTTCTTCTCGAGCTCGTCCCGCAGCTTGTCAAGCTCGACCTTGTGACCGTCCAGCTGCTTCTGCATGCCGACCTTGTCCTTCTCCAGCAGCTCGCGGGCATGCACCCCGGCCTGCGAGCGCGCGAGGATACGCTGGAGATCCACGTACCCAATGCGGGTCGCCTGCGGCGCCTGCGCGAGGGCGGGTGTCAGCATCCACCACAGAGCTGAGAGACTCACCAGCACCGTTACCACCACCG encodes the following:
- a CDS encoding OmpH family outer membrane protein, which gives rise to MSRRFREAAVVVTVLVSLSALWWMLTPALAQAPQATRIGYVDLQRILARSQAGVHARELLEKDKVGMQKQLDGHKVELDKLRDELEKKGQLLSADARRDKQDQLERKLRDAQRLAGDLEKELQKKEQTMGAKILRELEGIFSRVGKEKGYALILERRQAGVVYGAPEVDVTEEVIKAFDDETRKAKK